The following proteins are co-located in the Armatimonadota bacterium genome:
- a CDS encoding SRPBCC domain-containing protein, giving the protein MKYEPFVLERTFKAPLSLVWAALTQADHLAKWFAPQGITPGRNTMDFREGGFYHYELLTPDGGAFWGRWIFREIEDQKRIVNHVSFSDEGCGIVVHPMAPDWPLETLSKTSFTEVDGGTRVRIEWSAIGSNPVALKTFDDGRESMTQGWGGTMDKFDAYLQSIQAS; this is encoded by the coding sequence ATGAAATACGAACCGTTTGTGCTCGAACGCACATTTAAAGCACCTCTGTCCCTCGTTTGGGCCGCATTGACTCAGGCTGATCATCTGGCCAAGTGGTTTGCACCGCAAGGAATCACGCCTGGTCGAAACACGATGGACTTTCGCGAAGGTGGATTCTATCATTACGAACTGTTGACGCCGGATGGGGGAGCATTTTGGGGCCGATGGATATTCAGAGAGATCGAAGATCAAAAGCGGATTGTGAATCACGTTTCGTTCTCGGACGAAGGTTGCGGGATTGTTGTGCATCCGATGGCTCCAGATTGGCCGCTCGAAACTCTCTCCAAGACCTCATTTACGGAAGTAGATGGAGGCACTCGGGTTCGAATTGAATGGTCGGCTATCGGCTCAAATCCGGTCGCGCTCAAAACGTTTGATGATGGCCGAGAGAGTATGACTCAAGGCTGGGGTGGCACTATGGACAAGTTCGATGCTTACCTTCAGAGCATCCAAGCGTCGTGA
- a CDS encoding metal ABC transporter permease produces the protein MNGFWDIMKNATLASLLMSPVHCLFGLHIVRRGVIFIDLAVAQMAALGMAIALAQKHEITDSATYFYSLGFALGTALLISLTRFRLGKVPHEAIIGIVFVVASALGIIVLENTEHGVEELKDILSGSLLLVDSGSVNHTALVYSILVVIAMLTWRANAAISTGESAAPTGIKRVALDFLFYALLAFVVASSVKVAGVLVVFTWLVMPPVCAFLLVSKFEPSLLICLPVVILGNLGGLWMSYTRDWPTGPAIVVVFGCLGSMIYAVKLILPRRLLGD, from the coding sequence ATGAACGGATTCTGGGACATCATGAAAAATGCGACCTTGGCATCTCTATTGATGTCCCCGGTCCATTGCCTCTTTGGACTCCACATCGTCCGACGTGGCGTGATTTTTATCGATCTCGCCGTTGCGCAAATGGCCGCTCTAGGGATGGCCATTGCCCTCGCACAGAAGCATGAAATCACCGACTCAGCGACGTACTTTTATTCGCTCGGCTTTGCTCTCGGAACCGCGCTCCTGATCTCGCTGACTCGATTCCGACTTGGCAAGGTGCCTCACGAAGCAATCATCGGAATCGTGTTCGTTGTGGCCTCCGCGCTTGGAATCATCGTGCTAGAAAACACCGAACACGGAGTTGAAGAGCTTAAGGACATCCTCTCCGGAAGTCTGCTCCTCGTCGATTCGGGGTCGGTGAATCACACTGCTTTGGTGTATTCAATTCTTGTGGTGATCGCCATGTTGACGTGGCGGGCGAATGCCGCGATCTCCACGGGTGAATCCGCTGCCCCTACTGGCATCAAGCGAGTCGCGTTAGACTTTCTGTTCTATGCCTTACTTGCATTTGTGGTCGCTTCATCCGTAAAGGTGGCCGGAGTTCTCGTAGTGTTCACTTGGCTCGTGATGCCTCCGGTTTGTGCTTTCCTTTTGGTGTCCAAATTCGAGCCATCGCTTCTGATCTGCCTCCCCGTGGTCATCCTCGGGAATCTTGGCGGATTGTGGATGAGCTACACCCGCGACTGGCCCACCGGCCCCGCGATCGTGGTTGTCTTTGGTTGCCTGGGTTCAATGATCTACGCCGTCAAACTGATACTGCCTCGCCGGTTGCTTGGGGACTAA
- a CDS encoding glycosyltransferase, which translates to MVIALTCLYGFFLLIAICNAIGLRRPPSICEQPFEAAVCIPARNEEENLARLVPVLVQQGARVYVFDDESTDQTATAAAKAGAIVIRASEPLPSGWTGKNRACHELAKVVAEDFRGEYMVFLDADTYPAKDFLNRLGAVVRAGRAPVTTGFPHMLPGYGLEPVYLGWVPWILASSNPFFIVRLTGKGHGRFTNGQIQVWKTSTYFEVMPHETLKDAVLEDVLIGRLLAKQGIRVEVANLSSILGVKMYANLKEAVDGMSKNTCFITGSDIGTALLGLFFFGLSLAWLLAGSMAWLPYSLLVISKLAVDRVGRSPLWTAPLMPLTLLMAGYTCFRSLSWKRSGRIQWKGRTYS; encoded by the coding sequence ATGGTCATCGCGCTCACCTGCCTGTACGGCTTCTTCTTGCTGATTGCCATCTGCAATGCTATTGGTCTTCGGCGGCCGCCCAGCATCTGTGAGCAACCATTCGAAGCTGCTGTCTGCATTCCAGCGCGCAACGAGGAAGAAAACCTCGCCCGGCTGGTCCCCGTTCTTGTACAGCAAGGGGCGCGCGTCTACGTTTTCGATGACGAAAGCACCGATCAAACCGCCACTGCAGCAGCAAAAGCAGGCGCGATTGTCATCCGTGCTTCGGAGCCATTGCCCTCAGGATGGACCGGAAAGAATCGCGCATGCCACGAACTTGCAAAAGTGGTCGCCGAGGACTTCCGAGGCGAGTACATGGTCTTCTTGGATGCGGATACCTATCCCGCCAAGGATTTCTTGAACCGCTTGGGTGCCGTCGTTCGCGCTGGCCGTGCGCCAGTAACGACCGGTTTCCCGCACATGCTTCCAGGTTACGGTCTAGAGCCAGTGTATCTAGGATGGGTGCCGTGGATTCTTGCCTCAAGCAACCCGTTTTTCATTGTGAGGCTCACGGGAAAAGGCCACGGCAGATTCACCAACGGCCAGATTCAAGTCTGGAAAACGAGCACCTACTTTGAAGTGATGCCGCATGAAACGCTCAAGGACGCCGTGCTCGAAGACGTCCTCATCGGTCGATTGCTAGCAAAGCAGGGAATCCGAGTCGAGGTCGCCAATCTCTCTTCGATTCTTGGTGTGAAGATGTACGCCAACCTAAAAGAAGCGGTCGATGGCATGAGCAAGAACACATGCTTTATCACCGGTAGCGACATAGGAACCGCCTTACTAGGCTTATTCTTCTTTGGGCTGTCGCTCGCATGGCTTTTGGCGGGCTCGATGGCGTGGCTTCCCTATTCTCTTTTGGTGATCAGCAAGCTCGCGGTCGACCGAGTGGGTCGCAGCCCACTTTGGACGGCGCCATTGATGCCACTGACTCTCCTCATGGCTGGCTACACCTGCTTCCGGTCACTAAGTTGGAAGCGTTCCGGACGCATTCAATGGAAAGGTCGTACCTATTCCTAG
- a CDS encoding zinc ABC transporter substrate-binding protein, which produces MKKIALLTCALCAIQAQASLKVVTTTADLASIASAIGGKNASVSSLITGSRDAHHIEAKPSYISRVAGADVFIANGLDLEVGYEGAILDGARNRKVIIGASGHIYASEFAYVLEKPTRGVTRADGDIHPDGNPHIMLDPYNGRQVAIGIARRFQSIDAANAKVYESNLSAFLSRLDTAMFGAGLVNEFGGSKLWQWHNAGNFESTVKRAGAKAAVGGWVSKAKGFAGIPVFSYHRSLPYLARRFGLNVIGQLEPKPGLEPTPGHLATLIRTGRERGVKAILQEPFFSNKAAKTVAGQIGAKVVLIPQSVGQASRANDYITLFDVIISNLGEAL; this is translated from the coding sequence ATGAAGAAGATTGCTCTTTTGACATGTGCTTTGTGCGCGATCCAAGCTCAAGCGAGCTTGAAAGTAGTGACCACAACAGCTGATTTGGCTTCGATCGCTTCGGCAATCGGTGGCAAAAACGCCTCGGTGAGCTCGCTCATCACCGGAAGCCGAGATGCTCACCATATCGAAGCGAAGCCAAGCTACATCAGCCGCGTGGCGGGTGCAGATGTGTTCATCGCGAACGGTCTGGACTTGGAGGTGGGTTACGAGGGCGCCATTCTGGATGGCGCCCGAAACCGGAAGGTCATCATTGGCGCATCCGGACACATCTATGCGAGTGAGTTTGCCTATGTATTGGAAAAGCCCACTCGAGGAGTAACTCGTGCAGACGGCGACATCCATCCAGATGGCAACCCGCACATCATGCTGGATCCATACAACGGCCGCCAAGTGGCGATTGGAATCGCGCGAAGATTCCAAAGCATCGATGCTGCCAACGCGAAAGTGTACGAATCGAACCTCTCCGCGTTCCTGTCAAGGCTCGACACGGCGATGTTCGGAGCGGGCTTGGTGAACGAATTCGGAGGCTCGAAACTCTGGCAGTGGCACAATGCGGGGAACTTTGAGTCGACCGTAAAGCGTGCCGGAGCGAAAGCTGCGGTGGGAGGCTGGGTGAGCAAAGCAAAAGGATTCGCTGGGATACCAGTGTTTTCTTACCATAGGTCATTGCCGTACCTCGCCCGTCGATTCGGACTCAACGTGATCGGACAACTTGAGCCCAAACCGGGCCTCGAGCCGACTCCTGGACACCTCGCGACGCTGATTCGTACAGGCAGAGAACGAGGAGTAAAGGCGATTCTTCAAGAACCTTTCTTTTCGAACAAAGCGGCAAAAACTGTGGCGGGTCAAATCGGTGCAAAGGTTGTCCTAATTCCTCAAAGCGTGGGGCAGGCTTCCAGAGCGAACGACTACATCACGTTGTTTGACGTGATCATTTCAAATCTCGGAGAGGCATTGTAA
- a CDS encoding SRPBCC domain-containing protein, translating into MEPLKIRLEGDTQVVVTRRFAAKPEAVFRAHTEAELIKQWMLGPDGWTMPECISEPFPGGKTKFVWANDSGESFSLTAETISIDPPHRIEHVERMHLPDPTPDNHVVTTFEADGDGTLMTMVMTLPNSEVREMMLSTGMDQGMEISYQRMERVVL; encoded by the coding sequence ATGGAACCATTAAAGATACGTTTAGAAGGGGACACCCAAGTTGTTGTCACTCGTCGATTCGCGGCGAAGCCTGAGGCCGTTTTCAGGGCACATACCGAAGCGGAATTGATCAAGCAGTGGATGCTGGGCCCAGACGGTTGGACGATGCCCGAATGCATCAGCGAACCGTTCCCGGGAGGCAAAACAAAGTTTGTGTGGGCCAATGATTCCGGGGAAAGTTTCTCGCTAACCGCAGAAACGATCTCAATCGATCCACCCCACAGGATTGAGCACGTTGAACGGATGCACTTGCCAGATCCGACGCCAGACAACCACGTTGTGACGACTTTTGAAGCCGATGGCGATGGCACTTTGATGACAATGGTGATGACCTTGCCGAATTCCGAAGTCCGCGAGATGATGCTCTCGACCGGCATGGATCAAGGGATGGAAATCAGCTATCAGCGAATGGAACGCGTCGTTCTTTGA
- a CDS encoding FixH family protein: MNQIKALSLASAICAASFSSAVMPLPAFLGAPAQTQVTEVKHQKYRIELLVPEEGVFAGEEIDIEFRITDTTQKDELQEDLGIANVESSAVVTMPSMAGMPAQIPEIHREGIPGYYGMPLFFPHGGDYQISLKLKLPTGEMINAIFLILVQDERPAGSQPTPKPFWLKVLGFPANAAAGQPVDLKLRVIDHKTGFVQKDFQTVHEQKFHLLIASEDLGWFAHEHPTMAPDGTWTYRATFPANGKYFIYGDVAPTGKGSQILVSHVNIAKGPKPNWNTKWKANLGPVLVQGVNAKMRPIDLPVPIGKGTVVEIALTDTKGKAVLDTVPWLGAAGHLMILHRDGRTVVHSHPKEDEEATRLARLGKFRFTARFPKAGLYRAYAQFSHHGKIKTFGFGIDVR, translated from the coding sequence TTGAACCAAATCAAAGCTTTGTCACTGGCGTCGGCCATTTGTGCCGCGTCGTTTTCATCAGCTGTCATGCCTTTGCCAGCATTTCTGGGCGCACCCGCTCAAACTCAAGTCACTGAAGTCAAGCATCAAAAGTATCGCATCGAGTTGCTTGTCCCTGAAGAAGGAGTATTCGCTGGCGAAGAAATTGACATCGAATTTAGAATCACTGACACCACTCAGAAGGATGAGCTGCAAGAAGATCTCGGGATTGCAAACGTCGAGTCATCCGCGGTGGTCACCATGCCAAGCATGGCGGGGATGCCAGCCCAGATTCCAGAGATTCACCGAGAAGGGATTCCAGGCTATTACGGCATGCCGCTGTTCTTTCCGCATGGCGGCGACTATCAGATCAGTCTCAAGCTGAAATTGCCTACAGGCGAGATGATCAACGCAATCTTTCTGATTCTCGTTCAAGATGAAAGGCCCGCCGGAAGCCAGCCCACTCCTAAGCCGTTTTGGCTGAAGGTACTCGGTTTTCCGGCTAATGCGGCAGCTGGACAGCCGGTCGACTTGAAACTCCGGGTGATCGACCATAAGACAGGATTTGTCCAAAAGGACTTTCAGACCGTACATGAGCAGAAATTCCATCTCTTGATTGCGAGCGAGGACCTCGGATGGTTTGCCCATGAGCACCCAACGATGGCACCGGACGGGACATGGACCTACCGAGCGACCTTTCCCGCGAATGGGAAGTACTTCATTTACGGCGACGTCGCTCCGACCGGTAAGGGGTCGCAAATCTTGGTTTCCCATGTGAATATCGCCAAGGGACCGAAGCCGAACTGGAATACAAAGTGGAAGGCGAACTTGGGGCCAGTCTTGGTCCAGGGCGTAAACGCGAAAATGAGACCGATTGATCTGCCCGTCCCAATCGGCAAGGGAACCGTAGTCGAGATTGCACTAACTGACACCAAGGGGAAAGCGGTTCTGGATACAGTTCCGTGGCTCGGAGCTGCGGGGCACCTGATGATCTTGCATCGCGACGGCCGTACTGTTGTTCACAGCCATCCCAAGGAAGATGAAGAAGCCACGCGCTTGGCACGATTGGGCAAATTTAGATTCACCGCCAGATTTCCGAAAGCTGGGCTCTACCGAGCATACGCCCAATTCAGCCATCATGGAAAAATCAAAACCTTCGGGTTCGGGATAGACGTTAGGTAA
- a CDS encoding DinB family protein encodes MEMRPLVTTIVATEAAVNMLFDSAKRMPEDKLVWSPLEQGRTALDQLQECATAPDFYLRYLDPNYTPLYNSYEEASAARKNFLTLATCEQECERLTGQLIDAIRAITPDRLGEMHTMMWGEQMSIAGIAGLHYWNLVYHLGQINYIQTLYGDRNMF; translated from the coding sequence ATGGAAATGCGCCCGTTGGTCACCACGATCGTTGCCACCGAAGCCGCCGTTAACATGTTGTTTGATTCGGCCAAGCGGATGCCCGAAGACAAGCTCGTTTGGAGTCCTTTGGAACAAGGTCGCACGGCGTTGGATCAACTGCAAGAGTGCGCTACAGCTCCTGATTTCTACTTGCGCTATCTCGACCCCAATTACACGCCGCTCTACAACTCGTACGAAGAAGCCTCAGCCGCGAGAAAGAACTTCTTGACACTAGCTACGTGCGAACAGGAGTGCGAGCGTCTGACCGGACAGCTCATCGATGCAATTCGCGCCATCACACCAGATCGATTGGGCGAAATGCACACCATGATGTGGGGCGAGCAAATGTCCATCGCCGGCATCGCAGGGCTGCATTATTGGAACCTGGTTTATCACCTCGGCCAAATCAATTACATTCAAACTTTGTACGGCGACAGGAATATGTTCTAA
- a CDS encoding DinB family protein produces MTHEEAIKPIDTAIWEMSEAFDGLQDQDLWTRPHPRLLSVGELAAHVAYGEIRWMLPSFESPLNSDAFAYYFYSVEKPIQLELTATELYAEVKRVHEACKAHILESRPELSAVMPIREDWTWGGMLEYMAFHVAYHTGQMYSARHLMGHETNDN; encoded by the coding sequence ATGACTCATGAAGAGGCCATCAAGCCTATCGACACGGCGATCTGGGAGATGAGTGAGGCGTTCGACGGATTGCAGGATCAAGACCTATGGACTCGCCCGCACCCCCGGCTCCTCAGCGTCGGCGAGCTAGCCGCACACGTCGCGTATGGCGAAATTCGATGGATGCTCCCCAGCTTCGAGAGCCCACTGAACTCCGACGCCTTTGCGTATTACTTCTACTCAGTCGAAAAGCCGATACAGCTTGAATTGACCGCCACCGAACTCTATGCTGAAGTCAAACGCGTCCACGAAGCGTGCAAGGCGCACATCCTTGAATCACGTCCAGAACTCTCCGCCGTCATGCCGATTCGAGAAGATTGGACATGGGGCGGAATGCTGGAGTACATGGCATTCCACGTGGCTTATCACACCGGTCAGATGTACTCGGCGCGACATCTGATGGGACACGAAACCAACGACAACTAA
- a CDS encoding winged helix-turn-helix transcriptional regulator, protein MQTIDLDAPFAALADPTRRAILARLCSGEASVMELAAPFKLSQPAISRHLKVLESAGLIARRVDKTRRPCRVVPDAVDELTTWLTQLRISLEANYARLDQLLAQEDEIN, encoded by the coding sequence ATGCAGACGATTGACCTCGATGCACCCTTTGCGGCACTGGCAGATCCCACGCGTCGCGCAATTTTGGCGCGATTGTGTTCGGGCGAAGCGAGTGTCATGGAGCTGGCGGCGCCGTTCAAACTCAGCCAGCCTGCGATTTCTCGGCATCTCAAAGTGCTGGAATCAGCTGGACTGATTGCGCGTCGGGTGGATAAGACCCGGCGACCGTGCCGCGTTGTTCCCGATGCGGTGGATGAGTTGACCACCTGGTTGACTCAGCTGCGGATATCGCTCGAGGCTAACTATGCACGATTGGACCAACTATTGGCCCAAGAGGATGAAATCAATTAG
- a CDS encoding cytochrome P460 family protein has protein sequence MTQKLFLWRLLVLTAPLALAGCIAVRTSSGSVSAPKHLNQIEGYREWTLVTKVPQDMSPAVAMLCKGPDSAQLGDNPHLPKVFRVFVNPIGTQAMLSKQPVEFPDGTIIVKEKFDRSSLQNNVNSVQGSAAEAIRTATPILMTVMVKNQGTWSYHITNADRSFQKSNSKTCINCHDKVKSQDYVFKPYVAPYDSIDKN, from the coding sequence ATGACTCAGAAACTTTTTTTGTGGAGATTGCTGGTGCTTACGGCACCTCTGGCATTGGCGGGCTGCATAGCAGTGCGTACCAGTTCCGGTTCGGTATCAGCGCCAAAGCATCTCAACCAAATTGAAGGTTATCGGGAATGGACTCTAGTGACCAAAGTGCCGCAAGATATGTCGCCTGCAGTCGCCATGCTATGCAAAGGTCCGGATTCAGCGCAACTTGGCGATAACCCACATCTTCCAAAGGTTTTCCGCGTATTCGTCAATCCAATTGGCACCCAGGCAATGTTGTCAAAACAGCCAGTGGAATTCCCAGACGGAACGATCATCGTTAAGGAGAAGTTCGATCGAAGCTCCTTACAAAATAATGTCAATTCCGTGCAAGGTTCTGCTGCTGAAGCGATCAGAACAGCAACTCCGATCCTGATGACCGTAATGGTCAAGAACCAAGGCACTTGGAGTTACCACATCACGAACGCCGATAGGTCTTTCCAAAAATCTAATTCGAAAACTTGTATCAACTGCCACGATAAAGTCAAATCACAGGACTATGTGTTCAAGCCCTACGTGGCACCATACGATTCCATTGATAAAAATTGA
- a CDS encoding winged helix-turn-helix transcriptional regulator: protein MASDKLSLIFSALADPTRRAILAALALGPLPVGEIAKPFDITEPAVIKHLKVLERAGLVETDRKGQTRPRQLNAAPLAEANSWVEQYRQYWEASFDRLDAYLDSIQSGEQS, encoded by the coding sequence ATGGCATCCGACAAACTGAGCCTCATCTTCTCGGCGTTGGCCGATCCGACTCGGCGAGCGATCTTGGCTGCGTTGGCCCTCGGTCCGCTTCCTGTGGGCGAGATCGCCAAGCCGTTTGACATCACGGAACCGGCGGTGATCAAGCATCTCAAGGTGCTGGAGCGGGCTGGGCTTGTGGAGACTGACCGGAAAGGTCAGACTAGGCCACGCCAGCTCAACGCTGCGCCTCTGGCCGAAGCGAATAGCTGGGTCGAACAGTATCGGCAGTATTGGGAAGCGAGCTTCGACCGCTTGGATGCCTATCTCGATTCAATTCAATCTGGAGAACAATCATGA
- a CDS encoding DinB family protein, giving the protein MSSPESASAQLIQVTDRLLNLLERTPDDRLTFRPSETSRSILEIVAHCSEAMVNILSQMKGTPFHIPTSKEADAVFRVNNRTTLSREQAVSDLLSARQAILDYYACVTESELDKIVALPFGLGDVPARAFLDAPHLHTTGHVSQIEYIQTIFGDHDWHMGF; this is encoded by the coding sequence ATGTCCAGCCCCGAATCCGCCTCCGCTCAACTGATCCAGGTCACCGATCGGCTATTAAACTTACTTGAGAGGACGCCAGATGACCGGCTCACATTTCGCCCTAGCGAGACTTCGCGGTCGATTTTGGAGATCGTCGCGCATTGTAGCGAGGCGATGGTCAATATTCTCTCGCAGATGAAAGGGACGCCATTCCACATCCCAACGAGCAAAGAGGCGGACGCCGTTTTTCGGGTGAACAACCGTACGACACTATCACGTGAGCAAGCGGTCAGTGACCTCTTGAGTGCACGGCAAGCAATTCTCGATTACTATGCCTGCGTTACTGAGTCTGAGCTCGACAAGATCGTGGCTCTGCCTTTCGGGCTCGGAGATGTGCCGGCGAGGGCGTTCCTAGACGCCCCGCACCTTCACACTACAGGTCACGTCAGCCAAATCGAATATATCCAGACGATTTTTGGCGATCACGACTGGCACATGGGATTCTAG